One genomic window of Hippocampus zosterae strain Florida chromosome 12, ASM2543408v3, whole genome shotgun sequence includes the following:
- the serp2 gene encoding stress-associated endoplasmic reticulum protein 2, with protein MVAKQRIRMANEKHSKNITQRGNVAKTLRPQEEKYPVGPWLLALFVFVVCGSAIFQIIQSIRMGM; from the exons ATGGTGGCCAAACAGAGGATCCGAATGGCGAACGAGAAACACAGCAAGAACATCACGCAGAGAGGAAATGTGGCCAAGACGCTG CGACCACAGGAGGAAAAGTATCCAGTGGGCCCCTGGTTGCTCGCCCtctttgtatttgttgtgtgtggATCAG CCATATTTCAGATCATCCAAAGTATCCGTATGGGAATGTGA